In one window of Poriferisphaera corsica DNA:
- a CDS encoding sodium:solute symporter family protein — protein MNTIDWFILGLVVFATTSLAWWTRRYTKSVADFVAADRCAGRYVLGVSEGIAMIGAISVVLMFEMYYKSGFSAVWWGLMQLPIGIIVAVTGWVIYRYRQTRVLTLAQFLEMRYSRRFRIFAGALGYISGILNYGIFPIVSAKFFVLFLGLPLEFSFLGLTIPCVPAIMAFFLSLSLCYVFVGGQLAVMVTDFYQGVFCNLVFVTMIIWALLNFEWSMITEAMASSESGRALMDPMIGGADDDFGFVFFAIWAVAFFFNNIAWQGRSGFNVAASSPHEAKMAKVLGTWRQLVNVTVMVVLPICVWAVMHHSSTADQAAAIQASVDALPDKTMRQQGMVPVALTHLLPAGLMGLFAAMMFAAMTTTDQPYLHSWGSILVQDVIIPLRGKPLSQRAHLWMLRVSIIFVAVFAFFFGLLFQQTQYIAMYFQITGAIFMGGAGAVIIGGLYTRWGTTEAAWATMIIGSMFALFGVYATNYIDAFPLNGMHMFGLTMLLASTTYIVVSLLTRKQSFNLDKLLLRGRYAENEHGQANVKKNIGWRSLITSEFTRADKLIYIAVITWTLGLFSIFLLGTIAAMFVEISFKMWANFWWIYVIITCIVGLITAIWFGIGGTFEVIGIFRTMASAKRNALDDGYVQSDASESDERLEEIRL, from the coding sequence ATGAACACTATTGATTGGTTTATATTAGGACTGGTTGTATTTGCGACGACTTCACTTGCGTGGTGGACACGTCGTTATACGAAAAGTGTTGCTGACTTTGTTGCCGCAGATCGTTGCGCTGGCCGTTATGTGCTAGGTGTTTCCGAAGGTATTGCAATGATCGGTGCGATCTCTGTTGTGCTCATGTTTGAGATGTATTACAAGTCCGGCTTCTCTGCTGTCTGGTGGGGACTCATGCAACTTCCAATTGGCATTATTGTAGCTGTGACAGGTTGGGTGATATATCGATATCGTCAAACACGTGTACTGACACTTGCTCAATTCTTAGAGATGCGATACAGCAGGCGATTCCGGATTTTTGCTGGGGCATTAGGTTATATTTCCGGCATACTTAATTATGGCATTTTCCCAATTGTAAGCGCTAAGTTTTTTGTGCTGTTCCTTGGCTTACCTTTAGAGTTTTCATTCTTGGGATTAACAATACCCTGTGTACCGGCCATTATGGCATTCTTCTTATCACTGTCACTATGCTACGTCTTTGTTGGCGGTCAGCTTGCGGTAATGGTCACGGATTTTTATCAAGGCGTCTTCTGTAATTTAGTTTTTGTAACAATGATCATTTGGGCACTTTTGAATTTTGAATGGTCGATGATTACCGAAGCGATGGCTTCGAGCGAATCTGGTCGTGCTTTAATGGATCCAATGATTGGTGGCGCGGATGATGATTTTGGTTTTGTCTTTTTTGCAATTTGGGCAGTAGCCTTTTTCTTTAACAACATTGCCTGGCAAGGACGATCTGGATTTAATGTTGCGGCATCAAGCCCGCATGAAGCAAAAATGGCAAAAGTGCTAGGTACTTGGCGTCAACTGGTCAATGTCACCGTGATGGTGGTCTTGCCGATTTGTGTATGGGCAGTCATGCATCATTCTTCAACAGCAGATCAGGCGGCAGCCATTCAAGCATCTGTTGACGCCCTTCCTGATAAAACGATGCGCCAACAGGGCATGGTTCCAGTTGCACTCACACATTTACTTCCTGCAGGACTTATGGGTTTGTTTGCTGCCATGATGTTTGCGGCAATGACAACAACCGATCAACCATATCTCCACTCATGGGGTTCGATTCTGGTGCAAGATGTCATAATTCCACTCCGTGGCAAGCCACTCAGTCAGCGTGCTCATCTTTGGATGCTTCGAGTTTCAATTATCTTTGTAGCTGTTTTTGCATTCTTTTTCGGTTTACTCTTCCAACAGACACAATACATTGCAATGTATTTCCAGATCACTGGTGCCATCTTTATGGGTGGTGCTGGTGCCGTCATCATTGGCGGCTTGTATACACGATGGGGCACGACAGAAGCTGCATGGGCAACCATGATTATTGGCTCAATGTTTGCTCTCTTTGGTGTCTATGCAACAAATTACATAGATGCATTTCCACTTAATGGGATGCACATGTTTGGCCTGACAATGCTTCTTGCATCGACAACTTATATCGTGGTTTCACTGCTGACGAGAAAGCAAAGCTTTAATCTTGATAAGTTACTACTACGGGGCAGGTACGCAGAGAATGAACATGGACAAGCAAATGTTAAGAAGAATATAGGTTGGCGATCACTCATCACATCCGAATTCACACGCGCTGATAAATTGATTTACATTGCCGTCATCACATGGACACTTGGCTTGTTCTCTATCTTTTTACTCGGAACCATTGCTGCAATGTTTGTTGAAATTTCATTCAAGATGTGGGCGAACTTTTGGTGGATCTATGTGATCATTACTTGCATCGTTGGATTAATTACAGCGATATGGTTCGGTATCGGTGGCACATTTGAAGTTATTGGCATCTTTCGAACGATGGCATCGGCGAAAAGAAATGCGCTTGATGATGGCTATGTTCAAAGCGACGCATCCGAATCAGATGAACGCTTAGAGGAGATACGTTTGTGA
- a CDS encoding PEP-CTERM sorting domain-containing protein (PEP-CTERM proteins occur, often in large numbers, in the proteomes of bacteria that also encode an exosortase, a predicted intramembrane cysteine proteinase. The presence of a PEP-CTERM domain at a protein's C-terminus predicts cleavage within the sorting domain, followed by covalent anchoring to some some component of the (usually Gram-negative) cell surface. Many PEP-CTERM proteins exhibit an unusual sequence composition that includes large numbers of potential glycosylation sites. Expression of one such protein has been shown restore the ability of a bacterium to form floc, a type of biofilm.), whose product MRLKRVEMYGLAGVLIFGVARISQAGTVSLDLSPHGDADIRSKDLADNGYNRETLVIGNTGADPSSTRSYKAYIRYALPEDFYEATDATFTITRAVAGPWNYTYKIYGLDDGIGEDWIEANGPSGTTWNNAPGNVATSPWEFSSSIVVGEYTVIGTKNDGVAGDSYSIDSEDLVDFVNNDSNGFITLMIGRTNLSSAVEQFASRSHGSFNAPTLSLTYDQVPIPEPSSMALLSMAGGLLVLRSCKNS is encoded by the coding sequence ATGCGATTAAAGAGAGTTGAAATGTATGGTTTGGCTGGTGTGTTAATCTTTGGGGTCGCAAGAATATCACAAGCAGGTACAGTTAGTTTAGATTTAAGCCCACATGGTGATGCTGACATTCGTTCAAAAGACCTTGCAGATAATGGTTATAATCGAGAAACACTCGTTATTGGTAACACAGGTGCAGACCCATCTTCAACACGAAGTTATAAAGCATATATTCGGTATGCACTCCCTGAGGATTTTTATGAGGCAACAGATGCAACATTCACGATAACACGTGCAGTTGCCGGCCCGTGGAACTACACATATAAAATTTATGGTCTTGATGATGGTATTGGTGAAGATTGGATCGAAGCTAATGGACCTAGCGGCACAACATGGAACAATGCCCCGGGAAATGTGGCTACAAGCCCTTGGGAATTTAGCAGCTCAATAGTAGTAGGTGAGTATACTGTGATTGGCACTAAAAATGATGGTGTTGCCGGTGACAGCTACAGCATCGACAGTGAAGATTTAGTTGATTTTGTCAATAATGATAGCAATGGATTTATTACTCTGATGATAGGTCGTACAAATCTCTCCAGTGCTGTCGAGCAGTTTGCCTCAAGATCTCATGGTTCATTTAACGCCCCAACTTTATCACTGACTTATGATCAAGTTCCTATACCTGAGCCCAGCAGTATGGCACTTCTTAGTATGGCAGGTGGTTTGCTCGTCTTACGTTCTTGTAAAAACTCATAA
- a CDS encoding type II secretion system protein, with translation MKRAFTLIELLVVISIIALLIGILLPALSAARQTAMTLQCLSNARNIGLATQMYANDNKGSLPGTHGGLWVGIPIQYGNAGRQYFLPYHLGSYLGTKPDDNGELNTEAVICPTAHDFYGGEVKLSNTLKTITHYRLVGIVYQAGDPSQWRRPFGYPNQEAPMRIDEIVSYTGLGDSEIPFFYDNDQKAIGGHNTLEPLEPIHNGARNYTFLDGHGATIPGDDLPAYVDNNPPN, from the coding sequence ATGAAACGTGCATTTACGCTCATTGAATTATTAGTGGTTATATCAATTATTGCACTTCTAATAGGAATATTACTGCCGGCGTTGAGTGCGGCTAGACAAACTGCGATGACACTGCAGTGTCTGAGTAACGCAAGAAATATCGGTCTTGCCACGCAAATGTATGCTAATGACAATAAGGGAAGTTTACCCGGAACACATGGTGGATTATGGGTTGGGATTCCAATACAGTATGGAAACGCCGGACGGCAGTATTTCCTGCCATACCATCTTGGATCATATCTTGGTACCAAGCCGGACGATAATGGTGAATTGAATACTGAAGCAGTAATTTGCCCAACAGCTCATGATTTTTATGGCGGCGAAGTGAAATTATCAAATACATTAAAAACGATTACGCACTACAGGTTAGTCGGTATAGTTTATCAAGCGGGCGATCCAAGCCAATGGCGGCGGCCTTTTGGCTACCCCAACCAAGAAGCTCCTATGAGAATCGATGAGATTGTATCTTATACAGGTCTTGGTGATTCAGAGATCCCATTCTTCTATGATAATGATCAAAAGGCAATTGGTGGACATAACACTTTGGAGCCATTAGAGCCAATTCATAATGGTGCTCGGAATTACACTTTTCTAGATGGACATGGTGCGACGATTCCGGGCGATGATTTGCCTGCTTACGTTGATAACAATCCACCAAACTAA
- a CDS encoding LacI family DNA-binding transcriptional regulator, whose translation MAKKMAPKANHPQSITIADVAKKASVSRAAASHVLLGSGAGKIRVGKDTANRIRKAATDLDYVPNQVARQLAGASSKLLGVLVDSKANDLNHTRLMLIESEARQMGYNLLISYEQPDKQAIDSLARNFLMRGVAGILCIHHVYPNDSDTVVESLLNVTNKAIFIDEPTISNAEWVGVDYQTGVEMLVDRLIKNGRRRIALVLPDTQWYQPPKMLHGYKAALKRHGMKVFKKLQYIHSERVPYTRDNYYDDFNEQAADNALHALTQEASADAIICFDDWFASSLISSAKKAGITIPSELAITGFGNYRIRQHVTPTITSVDFQLNLLAKQAVLRLINLIENKELPSTPNLITPLIIEGSSD comes from the coding sequence ATGGCAAAAAAAATGGCTCCAAAAGCAAATCATCCACAATCCATTACTATTGCAGATGTTGCAAAGAAGGCAAGCGTTTCAAGAGCAGCTGCATCACATGTTCTTTTAGGAAGTGGTGCAGGTAAAATTCGTGTAGGTAAAGATACTGCTAATCGCATTCGTAAGGCTGCAACAGACCTTGATTATGTACCTAACCAAGTAGCGAGACAACTTGCAGGCGCATCTAGCAAACTTCTTGGTGTACTTGTTGACTCCAAAGCCAATGACTTGAATCATACGCGTCTCATGCTTATTGAATCAGAAGCAAGACAAATGGGATACAACCTGTTAATCAGTTATGAACAACCAGATAAGCAAGCAATCGACAGCCTTGCAAGAAATTTCCTCATGCGAGGTGTTGCTGGCATATTGTGTATCCACCACGTATATCCAAATGATTCAGATACCGTTGTTGAATCGCTATTGAATGTCACAAATAAAGCAATTTTTATTGATGAGCCTACAATATCAAATGCTGAATGGGTCGGCGTTGATTATCAAACCGGTGTAGAAATGCTGGTCGATAGGCTGATAAAAAATGGAAGACGTAGAATCGCCCTTGTTTTGCCGGATACACAGTGGTACCAACCGCCGAAGATGCTGCACGGATACAAAGCAGCATTGAAACGACATGGTATGAAGGTATTTAAGAAACTTCAATACATACACTCCGAACGTGTGCCATATACTCGTGATAACTATTACGATGATTTTAACGAACAGGCGGCAGATAACGCCCTTCATGCATTAACTCAAGAAGCGTCAGCTGATGCAATAATATGCTTTGATGACTGGTTTGCAAGCAGTCTAATCTCCTCAGCTAAAAAGGCTGGCATCACAATACCTAGCGAACTCGCGATTACAGGGTTTGGCAACTACCGAATCCGGCAACATGTCACACCGACTATCACAAGTGTAGATTTCCAACTAAATCTTTTAGCTAAACAGGCTGTCTTACGCTTGATTAATTTGATCGAAAACAAAGAGCTTCCGTCCACACCGAACCTGATTACGCCACTGATTATCGAAGGATCGTCGGACTGA
- a CDS encoding glycoside hydrolase domain-containing protein, producing MKYSYLFKLILAFFICVAMSSNGFAESSANVWSVSSLDKLWRNGANLGRIDKAKRTYLELAKNEAESFQIVIDNHGQPVSQGHFSITPMINTDGVVLDMRWHEVDYVRTGSASYATEHVGWWSDILKPQQSEFSIRGNRIGAFWITLTASADQPAGIYRGNVEVTIDGKLHVIPVQANVRKFKLPKPGNFATPFGVYAKFLSKHYYDNIKPEECLSIDNFMRWANILDEYRMAPKNIGFEYRQINFQENAHGINVISSVDLTNLKNTVGVIQNKVPPYSFCIYRMASGFTIEKWLKEKTPGKTPQDVAAPVNKILKEWKALGFRTDQYIYGFDEPKAHNPELIKFIEETYKYIKRENPEVKIMQTIGAPAPKLAGLVDIWCAKLDVLSKPFFQERKKKGDTLWSYVCISPTPPTANLCVDEPAIDHRMLVWHARKFGAEGFLYWAVNGWTDWAGRNISKDLPIDATNPIDYRDHLMYNLEWQNMNGDGVLLYAGPNLEPWRSVRIEVMRDAIEDYEYFELLEKLTAKVKAIPIFQKSNGIRIVRAAENLLTIPDSIVKEHNEFNQDPTLMMIRRREIGDMIEQMLNILEDQDYKKWVFYKRQNAKSTDKNIE from the coding sequence ATGAAATATAGCTATTTGTTCAAGTTGATTCTGGCTTTTTTCATTTGTGTGGCTATGAGCAGCAATGGGTTTGCCGAAAGTTCCGCAAATGTTTGGTCTGTTAGTTCACTTGATAAGTTGTGGCGTAACGGTGCCAATCTAGGCAGAATTGATAAAGCGAAACGAACCTATCTTGAGTTGGCAAAAAACGAAGCAGAGTCTTTTCAGATTGTCATTGATAATCATGGGCAACCGGTCAGCCAAGGCCATTTTTCTATTACGCCGATGATCAATACAGATGGCGTTGTGCTCGATATGCGTTGGCATGAAGTAGATTATGTTAGAACAGGTAGTGCTTCATATGCTACTGAGCATGTTGGCTGGTGGAGTGATATTCTGAAACCACAGCAATCAGAATTCTCAATTAGAGGTAACCGGATCGGCGCTTTTTGGATCACTTTGACTGCGTCAGCAGATCAACCAGCAGGAATCTATCGCGGCAATGTTGAAGTGACTATTGATGGTAAGCTGCACGTTATTCCTGTACAGGCCAATGTTAGAAAATTTAAATTGCCAAAGCCAGGCAATTTTGCAACACCTTTCGGTGTATACGCAAAGTTCTTGTCAAAGCACTACTACGATAACATCAAGCCTGAAGAATGTTTATCTATAGATAACTTTATGAGATGGGCAAATATTTTAGATGAATATCGTATGGCCCCTAAAAATATTGGTTTTGAATATCGTCAAATTAACTTCCAAGAAAATGCACATGGTATCAATGTAATTTCATCTGTTGATCTGACTAATCTGAAAAATACCGTTGGTGTAATTCAGAATAAAGTTCCGCCATACAGTTTTTGCATATATCGAATGGCCAGTGGTTTTACGATTGAGAAATGGCTTAAAGAAAAAACACCAGGCAAAACACCTCAAGATGTAGCAGCTCCAGTTAATAAGATCCTGAAGGAATGGAAAGCTTTAGGTTTCCGAACCGATCAATACATCTACGGTTTTGATGAACCAAAAGCACATAACCCAGAGCTAATTAAGTTTATTGAAGAGACGTATAAGTACATCAAGCGAGAGAATCCAGAAGTTAAAATTATGCAAACGATCGGCGCGCCAGCTCCAAAATTAGCGGGTCTTGTGGATATTTGGTGTGCAAAGCTTGATGTACTGTCCAAACCATTTTTTCAAGAAAGAAAGAAGAAAGGTGATACCCTCTGGTCCTACGTTTGTATCAGTCCAACACCACCGACAGCTAATTTGTGTGTAGACGAACCCGCTATTGATCATCGTATGCTAGTTTGGCACGCGAGAAAGTTTGGCGCAGAAGGTTTCTTATATTGGGCAGTAAATGGCTGGACCGATTGGGCAGGGCGAAATATTTCCAAAGATTTGCCTATTGATGCAACAAATCCAATCGATTATCGAGATCATTTGATGTACAACTTGGAATGGCAAAATATGAATGGCGATGGTGTACTGCTGTATGCGGGGCCAAATCTTGAGCCATGGCGATCAGTTCGTATCGAAGTCATGCGTGATGCAATTGAAGATTACGAGTATTTTGAGCTTTTAGAAAAGTTAACCGCGAAAGTAAAAGCTATACCCATCTTTCAGAAATCGAATGGTATTAGAATTGTACGAGCTGCAGAGAATTTGCTAACCATACCAGACTCAATTGTAAAGGAACATAATGAATTCAATCAAGATCCAACATTAATGATGATACGCCGTCGAGAAATTGGTGACATGATTGAGCAAATGTTGAATATACTTGAAGATCAAGATTACAAGAAGTGGGTCTTCTATAAAAGGCAGAATGCCAAGAGTACGGATAAAAATATAGAATAG
- a CDS encoding glycoside hydrolase family 10 protein, with protein sequence MKFSILSQFLLSIVVFALVCTATASILNAADIQSEVRGTWLTTTANNNIETPSATARSMRRLKDLGLNTVYVEVWKNGYTQFPSNTMHELIGVERKPELMPGKQGPSQREMAGRPRDLLSETLIHAHRNGLVYIAWFEYGFMAAYKDSHPELRKQYSEWLTLTKEGKQVSRQNQFVWMNPLRPESRNLLLNIIKESVIRYDLDGVQLDDRIAWPTSMGYDPYTQKIYAQEHNGKLPPANEHDPEWIAWRSKKVTEFAEDFYRELKTIRPNLIVSISPAVYPWSFEHYACDWKAWSDQGLMDEFVPQAYRTSFSSFKPTWEEQVATAGKRKSDLIAGLRVVGTGAPTSWPDMKKKIQQVRDSGAAGHCYWFSKAVLELYPEQIAAFYKDSPVAKHPKLPADWRPGSIALKRDGRYWKGSVPADANYRIIVQHGTVWAEQDIRAFEAGPISLSDIKADAVELLVDRR encoded by the coding sequence TTGAAATTTAGTATTCTGTCGCAATTTTTATTAAGCATCGTTGTTTTTGCACTTGTATGTACAGCAACGGCATCGATTCTGAATGCCGCCGATATTCAATCTGAAGTACGTGGAACGTGGTTAACAACAACGGCCAATAACAATATAGAAACGCCATCTGCCACTGCTCGAAGCATGCGACGCCTGAAAGATTTAGGCTTAAATACGGTTTATGTGGAAGTTTGGAAAAATGGGTACACGCAATTTCCTTCAAATACGATGCATGAACTTATCGGGGTTGAACGCAAACCCGAATTAATGCCAGGCAAGCAAGGTCCTTCGCAAAGGGAAATGGCCGGACGCCCCAGAGATTTGTTAAGTGAAACTTTGATACATGCGCATCGAAATGGCTTGGTCTATATCGCGTGGTTCGAATACGGATTTATGGCCGCATACAAAGATTCACACCCAGAACTCCGCAAGCAGTATTCAGAGTGGCTAACACTCACCAAAGAAGGCAAGCAAGTTAGCAGGCAAAATCAGTTTGTTTGGATGAACCCGCTTCGCCCTGAATCACGCAATCTCTTGCTTAATATCATCAAAGAATCTGTCATTAGATACGATCTCGACGGTGTTCAATTAGACGATCGTATTGCGTGGCCAACATCAATGGGTTACGACCCATACACACAAAAAATTTATGCGCAAGAGCACAACGGTAAGTTGCCTCCAGCAAATGAACACGATCCTGAATGGATTGCATGGCGATCAAAAAAAGTTACAGAATTTGCTGAAGATTTTTATCGTGAACTCAAAACAATCCGCCCCAATCTGATCGTATCAATTAGCCCTGCTGTTTATCCATGGTCGTTTGAGCATTATGCATGTGATTGGAAAGCATGGTCAGATCAAGGTCTTATGGATGAGTTTGTGCCACAAGCTTATCGAACTTCATTTTCATCGTTTAAGCCAACTTGGGAAGAACAAGTTGCTACTGCAGGCAAGCGTAAATCAGATCTTATTGCCGGCTTGAGAGTTGTTGGCACAGGAGCACCAACTTCCTGGCCAGACATGAAGAAGAAAATTCAACAAGTTCGCGACTCAGGTGCTGCCGGTCATTGTTATTGGTTTAGTAAAGCAGTGCTCGAACTTTACCCCGAGCAAATTGCCGCATTCTATAAAGACTCACCTGTTGCCAAGCATCCAAAGCTTCCCGCGGATTGGCGTCCCGGTAGTATCGCCCTCAAACGAGACGGGAGATATTGGAAAGGTAGTGTGCCGGCTGATGCCAATTACAGAATTATCGTTCAGCATGGCACCGTATGGGCAGAGCAGGATATCCGTGCTTTTGAAGCTGGCCCGATCAGTCTTAGCGATATCAAAGCCGATGCTGTGGAATTATTGGTAGATCGGCGATAA
- a CDS encoding glycoside hydrolase family protein, translated as MGYINFFDDWALIARENLEREMGQPRYVPEGTLEDPLCEGTWDFPLVAYHDGKYIGLYGAAPSHPEHGTIRTPSGTDSKVSPRAPIVCYAESEDGIHWKKPDLRDAVSFEGSVRTPNQVFGLNNGVEGGPATYDPHDPDPNRRFKLLINYEPSDWKETNGALHQGCRGLVTSPDGKNWTIAHVFYDQKATDTPTSVFYNQEFQHYTFNVRQYAGDRRVFFFHTKDFTEFTRPELVMHPDPQDPPLVGFYGMPVFPYEDMYIGLLWRIFCDPASNNLPNGGIDAELCYSYDGLRFNRTYRRAFIPRNELGEHGGGCVYTGSMLVTPENRIHFYSGGSKAEHFQNQELTDAALMLHDMRLDGFMYLKTHAGDGRMRTRAFYITGDDLRINIRCPWGEVRAQLLDEDSNPLDGFTFDDCVPFQGDDLFWSPNWNGKHFGQACNGKRRQLELKITTGEVYAIRGDFVRLKSLWDTDPS; from the coding sequence ATGGGATATATTAATTTTTTTGATGATTGGGCATTGATCGCACGTGAGAATCTTGAACGTGAAATGGGGCAACCTCGCTATGTCCCAGAAGGTACGTTAGAAGATCCTTTATGTGAAGGCACGTGGGATTTTCCTCTTGTCGCCTACCATGATGGTAAATACATCGGTCTATATGGTGCCGCACCATCACATCCTGAGCACGGTACAATTAGAACACCATCTGGCACGGATAGTAAGGTATCACCTCGAGCACCAATCGTTTGTTATGCTGAATCAGAAGATGGTATTCACTGGAAAAAGCCTGATCTTCGAGACGCGGTTTCATTCGAAGGTTCCGTACGCACACCAAATCAGGTATTCGGTTTGAACAACGGCGTTGAAGGTGGTCCTGCAACCTATGATCCACACGATCCGGATCCAAACCGACGATTCAAACTCTTGATTAACTATGAACCATCTGATTGGAAAGAAACAAACGGTGCATTACATCAGGGATGTCGTGGCTTGGTCACTTCGCCTGATGGAAAAAACTGGACCATTGCACATGTTTTCTATGACCAAAAAGCAACTGATACACCCACGAGTGTGTTTTATAATCAAGAATTTCAGCACTATACATTCAACGTTCGTCAGTATGCAGGTGATCGACGTGTCTTTTTCTTCCATACAAAAGACTTCACCGAATTTACTCGACCTGAATTAGTGATGCATCCTGATCCACAAGACCCGCCGCTCGTTGGATTCTATGGTATGCCTGTTTTTCCTTACGAGGATATGTATATTGGTTTGTTGTGGCGTATCTTCTGCGATCCCGCATCAAACAATCTCCCCAATGGCGGCATCGATGCTGAGCTTTGCTATAGCTATGATGGTTTGCGTTTTAATCGTACGTACCGCAGAGCATTCATTCCCCGTAATGAACTTGGCGAGCATGGTGGCGGTTGCGTTTACACTGGATCGATGCTCGTCACACCTGAAAATCGAATTCACTTTTACTCTGGCGGATCTAAAGCCGAGCATTTCCAAAATCAAGAACTTACTGACGCAGCATTAATGCTTCATGATATGCGGCTGGACGGGTTTATGTATCTAAAAACTCATGCAGGTGATGGCCGCATGCGTACCCGTGCGTTCTATATCACAGGCGATGATCTACGTATCAATATACGATGCCCTTGGGGAGAGGTTCGTGCGCAACTGCTTGATGAAGACAGTAATCCACTTGATGGTTTTACATTCGATGATTGCGTTCCCTTTCAAGGAGATGATTTATTTTGGTCACCAAATTGGAATGGTAAGCACTTTGGGCAAGCTTGTAATGGCAAACGTCGCCAACTAGAGTTAAAAATCACCACTGGTGAAGTTTATGCAATCCGCGGCGACTTTGTTCGTCTGAAAAGTCTTTGGGACACCGACCCATCATAA